A DNA window from Lutra lutra chromosome 8, mLutLut1.2, whole genome shotgun sequence contains the following coding sequences:
- the TNS2 gene encoding tensin-2 isoform X6 — translation MRKFCEDKVAAELQPSQRRYISYFSGLLSGSIRMNSSPLFLHYVLVPVLPAFEPGTGFQPFLKIYQSMQLVYTSGIYHITGPGPQQLCISLEPALLLKGDVMVTCYHKGGRGTDRTLVFRAQFHTCTIHGPRLTFPKDQLDEAWADERFPFQASVEFVFSSSPEKIKGNTPRNEPSVSVDYNTAEPAVRWDSYENFNQHHEDSVDGSPTHTRGPLDGSPYAQVQRAPRQTPPAPSPEPPPPPMLSVSSDSGHSSTLTTEPAAESPGRPPPTAAERQELDRLLGGCGVASGGRGAGRETAILDDEEQPPTGAGPPLGMYSGHRPGLSRHCSCRQGYREPCGVPNGGYYRPEGTLDRRRLAYGGYEGHPQGYAEASVEKRRLCRSLSEGPYPYPPELGKPATGDFSFRAPGYREVVILEDAGLPALCSCPACEEKLALPTAALYGLRLEREAGEGWAGEAGKPLLHPVRTGHPLPLLVPACGHHHAPMPDYSCLKPPKAAEDGHEGCTYAMCPENRYGHPGYPALVTYSYGGAIPSYCPAYGRVPHSCGSPAEGRGYPSSGAHSPRAGSISPGSPPYPQSRKLSYEIPAEEGGDRYPMPGHLAPAGPLASAESPEPGSWREGPSGHSTLPRSPRDAPCSASSELSAPSTPLHTSSPVQGKESSTRRQDTTSSPTLVPTQRLSSGETLPSVPQGGAEKAPELPGRSGLELPAPSPFSPTSPPNSPSDWPQEKSPGSRSDGASPRGPVPTTLPGLRHAPWQGLRDPPDSPDGSPLTPVPTQMPWLVASSEPPQSSPTPAFPLAASYDINGPIQPPLPEKRHLLGPGQQPGPWGSEQASPPARGTSHHVTFAPLLSDNVPQPPEPPMQESQSNVKFVQDTSKFWYKPHLSRDQAIALLKDKDPGAFLIRDSHSFQGAYGLALKVATPPPSAQPWKGDPLEQLVRHFLIETGPKGVKIKGCPSEPYFGSLSALVSQHSISPLSLPCCLRIPSKDPLEETPEAPVPANMSTAADLLRQGAACSVLYLTSVETESLTGPQAVARASSAALSCSPRATPAIIHFKVSAQGITLTDNQRKLFFRRHYPVNSITFSSTDPQDRRWANPDGTTSKIFGFVAKKPGSPWENVCHLFAELDPDQPAGAIVTFITKVLLGQRK, via the exons GTCCATGCAGCTGGTCTACACCTCTGGAATCTA CCACATCACAGGCCCTGGGCCCCAGCAGCTTTGCATCAGCCTGGAGCCAGCCCTCCTCCTCAAAGGCGATGTTATG GTGACCTGTTATCACAAGGGTGGCCGGGGGACAGACCGGACCCTGGTGTTCCGAGCCCAGTTTCACACGTGCACCATCCACGGGCCACGACTCACTTTCCCCAAGGACCAGCTAGACGAGGCCTGGGCTG ATGAAAGGTTCCCCTTCCAAGCCTCAGTGGAGTTTGTCTTCTCCTCCAGCCCTGAAAAGATCAAAG GCAACACTCCACGGAATGAGCCTTCGGTCTCTGTTGACTACAACACCGCGGAGCCTGCTGTGCGCTGGGATTCCTACGAGAACTTCAACCAGCACCACGAGGACAGTGTGGACG gctccccaaCTCACACCCGAGGACCCCTGGATGGCAGTCCTTACGCCCAGGTGCAGCGGGCCCCCCGCCAGACCCCGCCAGCGCCCTCTCCGGAGCCACCTCCACCCCCCATGCTCTCTGTCAGCAGTGACTCTGGCCATTCGTCCACGCTGACCACGGAGCCCGCAGCTGAGTCCCCTGGCCGGCCGCCCCCAACAGCTGCTGAGCGGCAGGAGCTGGACCGCCTCCTCGGCGGCTGCGGTGTGGCCAGTGGGGGCCGGGGAGCTGGGCGAGAGACAGCCATCCTAGACGACGAAGAGCAGCCCCCCACGGGCGCAGGCCCGCCCCTCGGGATGTATTCGGGCCACAGGCCTGGCCTCAGCCGCCACTGCTCCTGCCGCCAAGGCTACCGGGAGCCCTGCGGGGTCCCCAATGGGGGCTATTACCGGCCAGAGGGCACCCTGGACAGGCGGCGGCTGGCCTACGGGGGCTACGAGGGGCACCCCCAGGGCTACGCCGAGGCCTCCGTGGAGAAGAGGCGCCTCTGCCGATCACTGTCCGAGGGGCCATATCCCTACCCTCCTGAGCTGGGGAAACCAGCCACCGGGGACTTCAGCTTCCGGGCCCCGGGATATCGGGAGGTGGTGATCCTGGAGGACGCCGGGCTGCCTGCACTGTGTTCGTGCCCTGCCTGTGAGGAGAAGCTGGCCCTGCCCACTGCAGCCCTATACGGGCTGCGGCTGGAGAGGGAGGCCGGAGAGGGGTGGGCAGGCGAGGCCGGCAAGCCTCTCTTGCACCCGGTGCGGACGGGGCACCCGCTGCCCCTGCTGGTGCCTGCCTGCGGCCATCACCATGCCCCAATGCCCGACTACAGCTGCCTGAAACCCCCCAAGGCGGCTGAGGACGGGCATGAGGGCTGCACCTATGCCATGTGCCCTGAGAACAGGTATGGGCACCCAGGGTACCCTGCCCTGGTGACCTACAGCTATGGAGGAGCGATTCCCAGTTACTGCCCAGCATACGGCCGGGTGCCCCACAGCTGTGGCTCTCCAGCTGAGGGCAGAGGGTACCCCAGTTCTGGCGCCCACTCCCCACGGGCTGGCTCCATATCCCCAGGCAGCCCGCCCTACCCACAGTCCAGGAAGCTGAGTTACGAGATTCCtgcggaggagggaggggacaggtaCCCCATGCCTGGGCACCTGGCCCCAGCAGGCCCCTTGGCATCTGCAG AGTCCCCTGAGCCAGGGTCTTGGAGGGAGGGCCCGAGCGGGCACAGCACCCTACCTCGGTCTCCCCGTGATGCTCCATGCAGTGCCTCTTCTGAGCTGTCTGCCCCTTCCACACCCCTGCACACCAGCAGCCCAGTCCAGGGCAAGGAAAG CAGCACCCGACGGCAGGACACCACATCGTCCCCCACCTTGGTGCCCACTCAGAGACTAAGTTCTGGCGAGACCTTGCCATCTGTTCCCCAGGGAGGCGCTGAAAAGGCTCCCGAGCTGCCAGGAAGAAGCGGGCTAGAGCTTCCGGCCCCTAGCCCCTTCTCCCCAACCTCCCCGCCCAACTCACCCAGTGACTGGCCTCAGGAGAAGAGCCCGGGGAGCCGCTCGGACGGTGCCAGTCCGAGGGGCCCCGTGCCCACCACGCTGCCTGGCCTCCGCCATGCCCCCTGGCAGGGCCTTCGAGACCCCCCAGATAGTCCGGATGGATCCCCCCTCACTCCTGTGCCTACCCAGATGCCCTGGCTCGTGGCCAGTTCAGAGCCGCCTCAGAGCTCACCCACGCCTGCCTTCCCCCTGGCTGCCTCCTATGACATCAATGGCCCCATCCAGCCCCCACTTCCCGAGAAACGCCACTTGCTGGGACCTGGGCAAcagccagggccctggggctcAGAGCAGGCATCACCACCAGCCAGAGGCACCAGTCACCATGTCACCTTTGCACCTCTGCTCTCGGATAatgtcccccagcccccag AGCCCCCTATGCAAGAGAGCCAGAGCAACGTCAAGTTCGTCCAGGATACATCCAAGTTCTGGTACAAGCCACACCTGTCCCGTGACCAAG CCATTGCCCTACTAAAAGACAAGGATCCCGGGGCCTTCCTGATCAGAGACAGTCATTCATTCCAAGGAGCCTATGGGTTGGCACTCAAAGTGGCCACACCGCCACCCAGCGCCCAGCCCTGGAAAG gggACCCCTTGGAACAGCTGGTCCGCCATTTTCTCATTGAAACTGGGCCCAAAGGGGTGAAGATCAAGGGCTGTCCCAGTGAACCCTACTTTG GCAGCCTGTCCGCCCTGGTGTCCCAGCACTCCATATCCCCGCTGTCCCTGCCCTGCTGCCTGCGCATTCCCAGCAAAG ATCCTCTAGAGGAGACCCCAGAGGCCCCAGTGCCCGCCAACATGAGCACAGCTGCAGACCTCCTCCGTCAGGGCGCCG CCTGCAGTGTGCTCTACCTGACCTCAGTGGAGACAGAGTCACTAACCGGCCCCCAGGCGGTGGCCCGGGCCAGCTCAGCAGCTCTGAGCTGCAGCCCCCGGGCCACCCCAGCCATCATCCACTTCAAGGTCTCGGCCCAGGGCATTACACTGACAGACAACCAAAGGAA GCTCTTCTTTCGCCGCCATTACCCAGTGAACAGCATCACCTTCTCCAGCACGGATCCTCAGGACCGGAG atGGGCCAACCCTGACGGGACCACCTCCAA GATCTTTGGTTTCGTGGCCAAGAAGCCAGGAAGCCCCTGGGAGAATGTGTGTCACCTCTTTGCAGAGCTTGACCCAGATCAGCCTGCAGGTGCCATTGTCACCTTCATCACCAAAGTCCTACTGGGCCAGAGAAAGTGA